The Brenneria rubrifaciens genome has a window encoding:
- a CDS encoding ShlB/FhaC/HecB family hemolysin secretion/activation protein, with protein sequence MCKSLSLLSLALLAVTQPVFAADATNPADRDAQAQQQKALLDQARQQRLSLENATDLNIPAIAAPTTTEGPCFPIQNVAFSGAEHLPVKDRAAIQQRFQHRCLDLTAINHAVRETTNHYFAHGYITSQAYLQEQDLSGGTLTISVSEGTLEAIELEGETPLAIKMAFPGLIGRILNLRDLEQGMEQLNRLPSRQITIDIQPGKQAGSSVAVLKRSSRTLPIELYIGADNSGQQSTGREQLSARLALDNPLRLADRWWLTASRDSAFSHRYGSRALSGGTAVPYGYWTLSYQYAWNAFFQPTPIGDKQYRYAGQSNTHRLNVSRTLYRDGKQKLALDTALSRRRTENRVAGQRLDVNSPTLSGASVGLSYSTTLAGGYATLNPTLSHGLSAWGATDEADEASGLPRSKYRKFGLSSSYFYPLTPSLYFLTSVYGQTSPDNLYPSERLSLGGEYSVRGFKEQTLTGNRGFYWRNELNWQFATLPLLGNLTLTAALDSGWVAGKTGKVDGGDMTGAALGLSAASRWINQSVSLGVPLSFPHELHPDNAVLYWQINLPVSAFFH encoded by the coding sequence TTGTGTAAATCCCTTTCTCTTTTAAGCCTGGCTTTGCTGGCTGTCACCCAGCCAGTCTTTGCCGCCGACGCAACCAACCCGGCAGACCGGGACGCACAAGCGCAACAACAGAAAGCCCTGCTCGATCAGGCCAGACAGCAACGTCTGTCCCTGGAGAACGCCACGGACCTGAATATCCCGGCGATCGCGGCCCCCACCACCACAGAAGGCCCCTGCTTCCCTATCCAAAATGTCGCCTTTAGCGGCGCCGAACACCTTCCCGTTAAAGACAGGGCCGCCATTCAGCAACGTTTTCAACACCGCTGCCTCGACCTCACCGCCATTAATCACGCGGTACGGGAAACCACCAACCATTACTTCGCGCATGGCTATATCACCAGTCAGGCCTATTTGCAGGAACAGGATCTCTCCGGCGGTACGCTGACCATCAGCGTCAGCGAGGGTACGCTTGAGGCGATCGAGCTTGAGGGGGAAACGCCGCTGGCGATAAAAATGGCCTTTCCCGGTCTGATCGGCCGCATCCTGAATCTGCGCGATCTTGAACAGGGAATGGAGCAACTCAACCGCCTTCCCTCCCGGCAAATCACCATTGATATTCAACCGGGGAAACAAGCGGGCAGTTCTGTCGCGGTCCTCAAGCGCTCGTCACGAACGCTGCCGATTGAACTTTACATCGGCGCGGACAACAGCGGACAGCAAAGCACCGGCCGTGAACAACTTTCCGCCCGTCTCGCGCTCGACAACCCACTGCGGCTTGCCGATCGCTGGTGGCTCACCGCCAGCCGCGACAGCGCGTTCAGTCATCGCTACGGCAGCCGCGCCTTGTCCGGCGGGACTGCCGTCCCTTACGGCTACTGGACGCTCAGCTACCAATACGCCTGGAATGCGTTTTTCCAACCGACGCCAATCGGCGATAAACAGTACCGCTATGCAGGCCAAAGCAATACGCATCGACTCAACGTCAGCAGAACACTGTATCGGGATGGCAAACAAAAACTGGCGTTGGACACGGCGCTCAGTCGACGACGCACCGAAAACCGGGTGGCCGGGCAACGCCTTGACGTCAATAGCCCGACCCTGAGCGGCGCCAGCGTCGGCCTCAGCTACAGCACCACGCTGGCGGGCGGCTATGCGACGCTCAACCCAACGCTGAGCCACGGCCTGAGCGCCTGGGGCGCGACCGACGAGGCAGACGAAGCGAGCGGACTGCCGCGCAGCAAGTATCGGAAATTCGGGTTGAGCAGCAGCTATTTCTATCCGCTGACGCCCTCGCTGTATTTCCTCACTTCCGTCTACGGGCAAACCTCCCCCGACAATCTCTACCCCAGCGAACGCCTCTCTCTCGGCGGCGAGTATTCCGTGCGGGGCTTTAAAGAACAGACGCTGACCGGCAACCGCGGGTTTTACTGGCGCAACGAACTGAACTGGCAATTCGCCACCCTGCCGCTATTGGGCAATCTGACCCTGACCGCCGCTCTCGACAGCGGCTGGGTCGCCGGCAAAACCGGCAAAGTGGACGGCGGCGACATGACCGGCGCCGCGCTGGGTTTATCCGCCGCCTCCCGCTGGATCAACCAATCCGTTTCACTCGGCGTTCCGCTGTCTTTCCCGCATGAACTGCACCCGGATAACGCCGTGCTTTACTGGCAGATCAACTTGCCCGTCAGCGCTTTTTTTCATTAA
- a CDS encoding amino acid ABC transporter permease — translation MKDLLLYLPDYLRAIGVTLGISICSALLGAALGFALHALCRRQRALYAAWRFYVWLIRGTPYLAQLAVIYFGLPSAGIMLSAVEAAILSLTLYSAAYFSEIFRASWQSIVRGQLEAADAHNISRWQSFWHIQTPQAMRFSLPLLGNQFILTIKESAVASVITVPELTLTTGQIVANTYTYILPYALLILSYWLLAQAVSLSVHLLGNGQTSKG, via the coding sequence ATGAAAGATCTTCTTCTTTATTTACCCGATTACCTGCGCGCGATAGGCGTCACCCTGGGGATCAGCATCTGTTCCGCGTTGCTGGGCGCTGCGCTCGGTTTTGCGCTGCACGCGTTATGCCGGCGGCAGCGTGCGCTGTATGCCGCCTGGCGGTTTTACGTCTGGCTGATTCGCGGCACGCCTTATCTGGCGCAGTTGGCGGTCATCTATTTCGGTCTGCCGTCGGCGGGCATCATGCTGAGCGCCGTTGAAGCCGCCATTTTATCGCTGACGCTGTATAGCGCCGCTTATTTCAGCGAGATCTTCCGCGCCAGTTGGCAAAGCATCGTCCGCGGACAGTTGGAAGCCGCCGACGCTCATAACATTTCACGCTGGCAAAGCTTCTGGCATATCCAGACGCCGCAGGCAATGCGCTTCAGTCTGCCGCTGCTCGGCAATCAGTTTATTCTGACCATTAAAGAAAGCGCGGTGGCGTCAGTGATTACCGTTCCCGAACTCACCCTGACGACAGGGCAAATCGTCGCGAATACCTATACCTATATCCTGCCCTATGCGCTGCTGATCTTAAGCTACTGGCTGTTGGCGCAGGCCGTCAGTCTGAGCGTTCATCTGCTGGGCAACGGGCAGACTTCTAAAGGATAA
- a CDS encoding DUF596 domain-containing protein — MYISDEEYQEYKELLEGHALSGVWWVTPPDEYDEETFTYENRKAFFLILLQRLMEDGKVRLAKHDKFLEGSIEEQIERYKQAFPKTEEEWKAKHEEVWFFHEECPGGAVWVLDDGYLDWT, encoded by the coding sequence ATGTATATAAGTGATGAAGAATATCAAGAGTATAAAGAATTACTTGAAGGTCATGCACTAAGTGGTGTTTGGTGGGTTACACCTCCCGATGAATACGACGAGGAAACATTCACCTATGAAAATAGGAAAGCCTTTTTTTTAATATTACTCCAACGACTAATGGAAGACGGCAAGGTCAGGTTGGCTAAGCATGATAAATTCCTTGAAGGAAGCATTGAGGAACAAATTGAACGTTACAAACAGGCTTTCCCCAAGACAGAAGAAGAATGGAAAGCTAAACACGAAGAAGTCTGGTTCTTTCATGAAGAGTGCCCCGGCGGCGCGGTCTGGGTGCTGGACGATGGCTATCTCGACTGGACATAG
- a CDS encoding amino acid ABC transporter permease produces MVDFYGLFLSWLPVLLSGAVTTASLCLTAIVAGFFVGVGIYLMERSPLRLWRGIAHAWVSVFRGTPVLAQMLLCFYLPGELGLEISSYFAAAMALTLNTAAYQSQILRSGFAAIPPGQREAAAICGLSPRQTLWRIQVPQVLRLTLPSLISELIDVVKASAVVSVIAITDLMRVGQQLASSTYQPLQVYIATALVYLLLTSLLALLGRYFERRWVKERT; encoded by the coding sequence ATGGTTGATTTCTACGGGCTATTCCTTTCCTGGCTTCCTGTTTTGCTCAGCGGCGCCGTTACCACGGCATCGCTGTGCCTGACCGCCATCGTCGCCGGTTTTTTTGTCGGGGTCGGTATTTACCTGATGGAACGCAGCCCGCTGCGGCTCTGGCGGGGGATCGCCCACGCTTGGGTCAGCGTGTTTCGCGGCACGCCGGTGTTGGCGCAGATGCTGCTGTGCTTTTATTTGCCCGGCGAGCTGGGGTTGGAGATTTCCAGCTATTTCGCCGCGGCGATGGCATTGACGCTGAACACCGCCGCTTATCAATCGCAAATTCTGCGCAGCGGCTTTGCCGCGATCCCTCCCGGCCAACGGGAAGCCGCCGCGATTTGCGGCTTGAGTCCCCGTCAGACGCTCTGGCGAATTCAGGTGCCGCAGGTTTTACGCCTGACGCTTCCCTCGTTGATCTCCGAGTTGATCGATGTGGTGAAAGCGTCCGCGGTGGTGTCGGTCATCGCCATTACCGATTTGATGAGAGTCGGCCAGCAGTTGGCTTCGTCCACCTATCAACCGCTTCAAGTCTATATCGCCACCGCGCTGGTCTATCTGCTGTTGACCAGCTTGCTCGCACTGCTGGGCCGCTATTTTGAACGCCGCTGGGTTAAGGAAAGAACATGA
- a CDS encoding transporter substrate-binding domain-containing protein, which translates to MIRRQFATAFCVTTLCAVSALAFPAHSADLLDKITANKTITIATEARYAPFEFVQDGKIVGYDVDLMNHILQKRLPGVKVKQLDLPFQGILPGLDAKKFDFVVTAVTVNKQRVERFAFTVPIAESTVALLKRDGDTSITSLDDLSGKIVGSQAGSGQLQILQSFNEQLKASGKPGIKAIKQYVSFDEAYSDLANKRLDGVAQSLANLGPLIKSRPGVFSTLKPMLGPTTYFGWVGRKDEDSARLVKLFSDGIAEANRDGTMKSLQEKWFGFTMTVPADSMPTPGL; encoded by the coding sequence ATGATACGACGCCAATTCGCCACTGCTTTCTGTGTTACCACGCTGTGTGCTGTCAGCGCGCTTGCTTTTCCTGCCCACAGCGCCGATCTGCTGGATAAGATTACCGCCAATAAAACCATTACCATCGCCACCGAAGCCCGTTACGCACCGTTTGAATTTGTTCAGGACGGCAAAATCGTGGGCTACGATGTGGACTTGATGAATCATATTTTGCAAAAACGTCTGCCGGGCGTAAAAGTGAAACAGTTGGATCTGCCGTTTCAGGGAATTCTGCCGGGGTTAGATGCCAAGAAGTTCGATTTCGTGGTCACGGCGGTCACCGTTAACAAACAGCGCGTAGAACGTTTTGCGTTCACCGTTCCTATTGCCGAATCTACCGTCGCCCTGCTTAAGCGCGACGGCGACACGTCCATCACGTCGCTGGACGATCTCAGTGGAAAGATTGTCGGTTCACAGGCTGGCTCCGGCCAACTTCAGATCCTGCAATCGTTCAATGAACAGTTGAAGGCCAGCGGCAAACCCGGCATTAAAGCAATTAAACAGTACGTTTCCTTTGATGAAGCCTATTCCGATTTGGCGAATAAGCGTCTTGATGGCGTCGCACAGTCACTAGCCAATCTCGGCCCGCTGATCAAAAGTCGTCCCGGCGTATTCAGCACCCTGAAGCCCATGCTTGGCCCCACGACTTACTTCGGCTGGGTAGGACGTAAGGACGAAGACAGCGCCAGACTGGTGAAACTGTTCAGCGACGGGATTGCCGAAGCAAACCGCGACGGCACGATGAAATCCCTGCAAGAAAAATGGTTTGGTTTCACCATGACGGTCCCAGCCGATAGCATGCCGACGCCGGGTCTGTAA
- the xopAK gene encoding XopAK family type III secretion system effector, with the protein MDGSRSKHQSENKNGMKTTLSPHKKAFVITVKMHKTVNYFTDNYQQFELKSKDMHITSMTYPNSLQTENQNLGDQEVTNSGMSSRSKYHDVPVPPNITNSPQRLSSQVMNTAADHEHKLSLAQMAHPTARDWEGSSTRIDMKPYQRLEQNYRSLFTRGGIEVTNRTSMREAGNVLDVGMDECMATTSQHYDSIGTKALGPCIGICGRSKNESGDVVMGLYHYSGIESANDAIEHLINSIKEMGGETSIDIQLVGGCALEDEDESSLEAEKNLLSLSNMYNISAVRLHVSQGADEDDCPNYVSLIMMPDKTYYGPNLDY; encoded by the coding sequence TTGGACGGTTCACGCTCAAAACACCAATCTGAAAATAAAAATGGGATGAAAACGACCTTATCACCACATAAAAAAGCATTTGTCATCACAGTTAAAATGCATAAAACAGTAAATTATTTTACTGATAATTATCAACAATTTGAGCTAAAAAGTAAAGATATGCATATCACAAGCATGACCTATCCAAACAGTTTGCAAACTGAAAATCAAAATCTTGGCGATCAAGAGGTAACGAACTCCGGCATGTCAAGCCGTTCTAAATACCATGATGTTCCTGTTCCTCCCAACATAACGAATTCTCCACAACGATTATCCTCTCAAGTCATGAATACTGCGGCTGACCATGAACACAAATTGAGTCTGGCGCAAATGGCGCACCCTACCGCCAGGGACTGGGAAGGGTCCTCAACAAGAATCGATATGAAGCCATACCAAAGATTGGAACAAAACTATCGTTCGTTATTCACAAGGGGAGGTATCGAAGTAACCAATCGCACCAGCATGCGGGAAGCCGGAAATGTGTTGGATGTTGGTATGGATGAATGCATGGCGACGACTTCACAACACTACGACAGTATCGGCACCAAAGCACTTGGTCCTTGTATTGGAATATGCGGAAGGAGTAAAAATGAATCAGGAGATGTGGTAATGGGCCTTTATCATTACTCAGGTATTGAAAGCGCTAATGACGCGATAGAACATTTAATTAATTCAATAAAGGAAATGGGAGGAGAAACAAGTATTGATATTCAACTTGTCGGGGGATGCGCCCTGGAAGACGAAGATGAAAGTAGCTTAGAAGCAGAAAAAAACTTACTCAGTCTCAGTAACATGTACAACATTTCGGCAGTCAGGCTACATGTTAGTCAAGGCGCTGATGAGGACGATTGCCCCAATTATGTCAGTCTTATCATGATGCCGGATAAAACCTATTACGGACCTAATCTTGATTACTAA
- a CDS encoding DUF596 domain-containing protein — protein sequence MDEKININEFKDECEGLAIDAVWWNIPSFYGQCDFYSRRNLFFKTINEFMDRGWLKLANHGVFLEGTIKEQIARFKDAFPKTEEEWKAKHKEVWFFLDECPGGAVWVLDDGYLDWT from the coding sequence ATGGATGAGAAAATCAATATCAATGAATTTAAGGATGAGTGTGAGGGATTAGCCATAGATGCTGTTTGGTGGAACATACCTTCCTTCTATGGACAATGTGATTTTTATTCTCGTAGAAATCTTTTCTTCAAAACTATCAATGAATTTATGGATAGAGGGTGGCTAAAACTCGCCAATCATGGTGTTTTTCTGGAAGGAACGATTAAAGAACAGATCGCGCGTTTTAAAGACGCTTTCCCCAAGACAGAAGAAGAATGGAAAGCTAAACACAAAGAAGTCTGGTTCTTTCTTGACGAGTGCCCCGGCGGCGCGGTCTGGGTGCTGGACGATGGCTATCTCGACTGGACGTAG
- a CDS encoding DUF596 domain-containing protein — MFLNSEIYQEMKVELEGLSFSSIWWSCVSETRPQDNYPFQKRKIFFFELIQRLMEDGKIRLANHGVFLEGTIKEQIARFKDAFPKTEEEWKAKHKEVWFFLDECPGGAVWVLDDGYLDWT, encoded by the coding sequence ATGTTCTTAAACAGCGAAATCTATCAGGAAATGAAAGTTGAATTAGAAGGACTGTCATTTAGCAGTATATGGTGGTCTTGTGTTTCTGAAACCAGGCCACAAGATAATTATCCGTTTCAGAAAAGAAAGATTTTCTTTTTTGAACTCATCCAGCGCCTGATGGAAGATGGAAAAATTAGACTCGCCAATCATGGTGTTTTTCTGGAAGGAACGATTAAAGAACAGATAGCGCGTTTTAAAGACGCTTTCCCCAAGACAGAAGAAGAATGGAAAGCTAAACACAAAGAAGTCTGGTTCTTTCTTGACGAGTGCCCCGGCGGCGCGGTCTGGGTGCTGGACGATGGCTATCTCGACTGGACGTAG
- a CDS encoding amino acid ABC transporter ATP-binding protein, with protein MAETIIELRNVGKSFDGNQVLKNINLAVSAGEIVTLIGPSGSGKTTALRCMNFLEAYDEGEIWIKGQLLGYSGPGRERRHRDSPALIAQVRRPLAMVFQQFNLWPHMTVLENVAAPLVLGKKLPRQAARQRAAAALTQVGMADKAAAWPLRLSGGQQQRVGIARALALEPELLLLDEPTSALDPERVEEVLDVIKALANKGITMVMVTHEMSFAAHISSRIVFMAGGTIIESGPPATLFRTPKSERLQTFLAPWFKSPLQLNEPEFANGQ; from the coding sequence ATGGCTGAAACCATTATCGAACTTCGCAACGTCGGCAAGTCATTTGATGGCAATCAGGTGCTGAAAAATATCAATCTGGCCGTCAGCGCCGGCGAGATTGTGACGCTGATCGGCCCGTCCGGTTCGGGGAAAACCACCGCTTTGCGCTGTATGAACTTTCTTGAAGCCTATGATGAAGGCGAAATCTGGATAAAAGGCCAGTTGCTGGGCTACAGCGGGCCGGGACGCGAGCGGCGTCACCGCGACAGCCCCGCGCTGATTGCGCAAGTTCGCCGCCCGCTGGCGATGGTCTTCCAGCAGTTCAACCTCTGGCCGCATATGACCGTGCTGGAGAACGTCGCCGCGCCATTGGTGCTGGGCAAAAAGTTGCCCCGGCAGGCGGCCCGGCAGCGCGCCGCCGCCGCGCTGACTCAGGTCGGCATGGCGGACAAAGCCGCCGCCTGGCCATTGCGTCTGTCAGGCGGGCAGCAACAGCGGGTCGGCATCGCCCGCGCGCTGGCGCTGGAGCCGGAACTGCTGTTACTGGATGAACCGACATCCGCGCTCGATCCCGAACGGGTCGAGGAGGTGCTGGACGTGATCAAAGCCCTCGCCAATAAGGGAATTACCATGGTGATGGTCACGCATGAGATGTCGTTCGCCGCGCATATCTCTTCGCGCATTGTTTTCATGGCCGGCGGTACCATCATAGAAAGCGGGCCGCCCGCCACGCTGTTCCGCACGCCGAAAAGCGAGCGCCTGCAAACCTTTCTGGCGCCGTGGTTCAAAAGCCCGTTACAACTCAATGAACCGGAGTTCGCCAATGGTCAGTGA
- a CDS encoding M20 family metallo-hydrolase, with amino-acid sequence MVSEQAKNVADCVSQARLLDNLATLSRFGALANGGVNRQALSADDLDARAWLIDLAQSLGCDVMTDEAANLFIRRAGVDDLPPVVTGSHIDTQPSGGNLDGCYGVMAGIECLTALNEAGIVTRRPLDVVIWTNEEGSRFAPGAMGSNAFVNPEYLAAYQNNQDQNGVTLKEALADCHRRFSLPRRAKYPMAAFIELHIEQGPVLEQAGLPLATVQGIQGVRWYQVVCSGQSAHAGTTPMSSRADAMTLARRLTDRIENALSDVPADQLRLTFGSWQVMPNSINTIAGQVSFTIDFRHPDAEVLARFDTVIAGFAADNVTVTSLLHQAPVAFDPPLLAQQQACCDALAIPTTQLVSGAFHDAMCLARHCPTSMFFVPSHKGISHNPAEYTDPHSLWLGARALACCLTELANPLTGVNL; translated from the coding sequence ATGGTCAGTGAACAGGCTAAAAACGTGGCCGACTGCGTCAGTCAGGCCCGGCTTCTTGATAATCTGGCGACCCTCTCACGGTTCGGCGCGCTGGCGAACGGCGGCGTCAATCGTCAGGCGCTTTCCGCCGACGATCTGGACGCCCGCGCCTGGCTGATCGATCTGGCGCAATCGCTGGGATGTGACGTCATGACCGATGAGGCCGCCAACCTGTTTATCCGGCGCGCCGGGGTCGACGATCTGCCGCCGGTCGTCACCGGCAGCCACATCGATACCCAACCGAGCGGCGGTAATCTGGACGGATGCTACGGCGTGATGGCGGGTATCGAATGTCTGACGGCGCTCAATGAAGCAGGCATCGTCACCCGGCGGCCTCTGGACGTTGTCATCTGGACCAACGAAGAAGGCAGCCGGTTCGCGCCTGGGGCGATGGGATCAAATGCCTTCGTCAATCCAGAATATCTTGCCGCATATCAAAACAATCAGGATCAGAACGGCGTCACGCTCAAAGAGGCGCTGGCTGACTGTCACCGCCGTTTTAGTCTTCCGCGCCGGGCCAAATACCCGATGGCGGCGTTTATCGAACTGCACATTGAGCAAGGACCCGTGCTGGAGCAAGCCGGACTGCCTCTGGCTACCGTGCAGGGAATTCAGGGCGTCAGATGGTATCAGGTTGTGTGTTCCGGCCAGAGCGCTCATGCCGGCACCACGCCGATGAGCAGCCGCGCCGACGCCATGACGCTGGCTCGACGCCTGACCGATCGCATTGAAAACGCCCTGTCCGATGTGCCCGCCGACCAGTTGCGGCTCACCTTTGGCAGTTGGCAGGTGATGCCGAACTCCATCAATACCATCGCAGGCCAGGTCAGCTTCACCATCGATTTTCGCCATCCCGACGCTGAGGTGCTAGCGCGTTTCGATACGGTGATCGCCGGGTTCGCCGCCGACAACGTGACCGTGACCTCACTGCTGCATCAGGCGCCGGTGGCCTTCGATCCCCCCCTGCTGGCGCAACAGCAGGCGTGTTGCGACGCGCTGGCGATCCCGACCACGCAACTGGTTTCGGGCGCGTTCCACGACGCGATGTGTCTGGCGCGGCACTGTCCGACCAGCATGTTTTTTGTTCCCAGCCACAAAGGAATCAGCCATAACCCGGCTGAGTATACCGACCCGCATTCACTCTGGCTTGGGGCCAGAGCACTCGCCTGCTGCCTGACCGAGCTGGCAAACCCATTAACAGGAGTCAATTTATGA
- a CDS encoding DUF596 domain-containing protein, with product MISEELYQERARALEGMSLAAVWDVCCPNADIWNNKFPFEERKAFFFEFLQRLMEDGKVRLAKHDKFLEGSIEEQIERYKQAFPKTEEEWKAKNEDVWFFLEECPGGAVWVLDDGYLDWT from the coding sequence ATGATAAGCGAAGAACTGTATCAAGAAAGGGCCAGAGCTTTAGAAGGCATGTCATTGGCTGCCGTTTGGGACGTATGCTGTCCTAATGCTGACATATGGAATAATAAATTTCCTTTTGAGGAACGAAAAGCATTTTTCTTCGAGTTTCTCCAACGGCTAATGGAAGACGGCAAGGTCAGGTTGGCTAAGCATGATAAATTCCTTGAAGGAAGCATTGAGGAACAAATTGAACGTTACAAACAGGCTTTCCCCAAAACGGAAGAAGAGTGGAAAGCAAAAAATGAGGACGTCTGGTTTTTCCTTGAAGAGTGCCCCGGCGGCGCGGTCTGGGTGCTGGACGATGGCTATCTCGACTGGACATAG
- a CDS encoding DUF596 domain-containing protein → MFLNNEIYQEMKVELEGLSFSGIWWSCVPETRPQDNYPFQKRKIFFFELIQRLMEDGKIKLAKHDQFLEGSIEEQIARYKQAFPKTEEEWKAKNEDVWFFLEECPGGAVWVLDDGDLDWT, encoded by the coding sequence ATGTTCTTAAACAACGAAATCTATCAGGAAATGAAAGTTGAATTAGAAGGACTGTCATTTAGCGGTATATGGTGGTCTTGTGTTCCTGAAACCAGGCCACAAGATAATTATCCGTTTCAGAAAAGAAAGATTTTCTTTTTTGAACTCATCCAGCGCCTGATGGAAGATGGAAAAATCAAACTCGCCAAACACGATCAATTTCTGGAGGGGTCGATTGAAGAACAAATAGCACGTTATAAACAAGCTTTCCCCAAAACGGAAGAAGAGTGGAAAGCAAAAAATGAAGACGTCTGGTTTTTCCTTGAAGAGTGCCCCGGCGGCGCGGTCTGGGTGCTGGACGATGGCGATCTCGACTGGACATAG
- a CDS encoding DUF596 domain-containing protein, translated as MISEELYQERASALEGMSLAAVWDVCCPNADIWNNKFPFEERKAFFFEFLQRLMEDGKVRLANHGIFLEGTIKEQIARFKDAFPKTEEEWKARDEEIWFLDDDCPGGAVWVLDDGYLDWT; from the coding sequence ATGATAAGCGAAGAACTGTATCAAGAAAGGGCCAGCGCTTTAGAAGGCATGTCATTGGCTGCCGTTTGGGACGTATGCTGTCCTAATGCTGACATATGGAATAATAAATTTCCTTTTGAGGAACGAAAAGCATTTTTCTTCGAGTTTCTCCAACGGCTAATGGAAGACGGCAAGGTCAGGTTGGCTAATCACGGTATTTTTCTGGAAGGAACGATTAAAGAACAGATAGCACGTTTTAAAGACGCTTTTCCCAAGACAGAAGAAGAATGGAAAGCACGAGATGAAGAGATATGGTTTCTGGACGATGATTGCCCCGGCGGCGCGGTCTGGGTGCTGGACGATGGCTATCTCGACTGGACGTAG
- a CDS encoding DUF596 domain-containing protein, with protein sequence MFLNNEIYQEMKVELEGLSFSGIWWSCVPEIRPQDNYPFQKRKIFFFELIQRLMEDGKIRLANHGIFLEGTIEEQIARFKDAFPKTEEEWKARDEEIWFLDDDCPGGAVWVLDDGYLDWT encoded by the coding sequence ATGTTCTTAAACAACGAAATCTATCAGGAAATGAAAGTAGAATTAGAAGGGCTGTCATTTAGCGGTATATGGTGGTCTTGTGTTCCTGAAATCAGGCCACAAGATAATTATCCGTTTCAGAAAAGAAAGATTTTCTTTTTTGAACTCATCCAGCGCCTGATGGAAGATGGAAAAATTAGACTCGCCAATCACGGTATTTTTTTGGAAGGAACGATTGAAGAACAGATAGCGCGTTTCAAAGACGCTTTTCCCAAGACAGAAGAAGAATGGAAAGCACGAGATGAAGAGATATGGTTTCTGGACGATGATTGCCCCGGCGGCGCGGTCTGGGTGCTGGACGATGGCTATCTCGACTGGACATAG
- a CDS encoding DUF596 domain-containing protein, protein MSLAAVWDVCCPNADIWNNKFPFEERKAFFFELLQRLMEDGKIKLAKHDQFLEGSIEEQIARYKQAFPKTEEEWKAKNEDVWFFLEECPGGGVWVLDDGYLDWT, encoded by the coding sequence ATGTCATTGGCTGCCGTTTGGGACGTATGCTGTCCTAATGCTGACATATGGAATAATAAATTTCCTTTTGAAGAACGAAAAGCATTTTTCTTCGAGCTTCTCCAGCGCCTGATGGAAGATGGAAAAATCAAACTCGCCAAACACGATCAATTTCTGGAGGGGTCTATTGAAGAACAAATAGCACGTTATAAACAGGCTTTCCCCAAAACGGAAGAAGAGTGGAAAGCAAAAAATGAAGACGTCTGGTTTTTCCTTGAAGAGTGCCCCGGCGGCGGGGTCTGGGTGTTGGACGATGGCTATCTCGACTGGACGTAA